The genome window CGTCCTCGATCCCGGCCCCGCCGGCGAGCGCGGCCGCCGCCACCGCGGCGAACGCGTCACCGGCGCCGCAGGCGTCCCGGCCGGCGAGGGCCACCGGCGCTGGGATAGGTGCGCAGCCGCCGTCCCGGCGCGCGAGCACCGCGCCCCGTTCGCCGAGGGTGACCGCCACCGCTGCCACCCCGAGGCGCCGCACCAGGTGCCGGGCGGCCCGGTCCGGCGGCGGGCCCGGCGGGCCGGGGAACGCGGTGGCGCACAGGGCGGCCGCCTCCGCCTCGTTCGGGGTGACGAGCGCGCACCACCCCGGCGGCGGCGCGCCCCGCGGGTGCGGGTCCCAGACGATGGGCGCGGTGAGCCCGCGGAGCAGCCCGGCGCAGGCCCCGGCCACCCCGCCCCCGTAGTCGGCGACCAGGATCGCCCCGGCACCGCGCAGCGCCGCGGCCGCCCGCTCCGCCGCCGGGCCGTCGGCCGGCCGCGGCCCGCCGCGCCCGGCGTCGATCCGCAGCAGGGTCTGGCCGCGGGCGCGCACCCGGACCTTGCGGACCGTGGTGCCGTGGAGCGGGAGCCGTACCAGGTCGACCGGGAGCAGCTCCGCCAGCCGGTGCCCGGCCGGGTCCTCCCCGAGCGCGGTGATCAGCACGACCTCCGTCCCGCCGCGGGCGGCGAGCGCGGCGGCCAGGCCGGCGCCACCCGGCCGGTGGTAGGCGGACGGGTCCTCGACCACCGGCACCGGGGCCTCGGGCGACAGGCGGGAGGCGTCGCCTTCGAGGTCCACGTCGAGCAGGCAGTCTCCGATGACGACGACGGGCCCTCTCACGCGCCTGCCTCCTCGATGACGTCGCAGAGCATGTGGATCACGGTGAGGTGCACCTCCTGGACGATCGCGACATCGGGCTCGGGCACCGCCACCGCGTCGTCGCAGAGCACGGCGAGCGGGTTGGGCGCCGGCCCGGTGAGCGCCCAGGTGGTGAGCCCGCACTCGCGACCGGCGGCCGCGGCGGCGAGCACGTTCCCGCTCGCCCCGCTGGTGGACAGGCAGATGAGCACGTCGCCCGGCCGGCCGTGCGCGCGCACCTGCCGGGCGAAGACCTCGCCGGGCCCGAAGTCGTTGCCGATCGCGGTGAAGCTGGAGGCGTCGGCGTGCAGCGGGATGGCCGAGTACGGCCGCCGGTCCGACCGGTACCGCCCCACCAGCTCGGCGGTGAGGTGCTGGGCCTCGGCGGCCGAGCCCCCGTTGCCGCAGGCGAGCATCCGCCCGCCGCCGGAGAGCACGGCGGCGAGCTTGAGCCCCCAGGCCTGGATCTTCGGCGCCTCCCGGTCGAGGGCGTGCAGTGCGGTGCGCAGCCTGGCCAGATGAGGGTGCATGTCAGCCTCCCACCACGGCGAGCCGCCCGAGCCGGCCGAGGATCGCCTCGCGGTAGACGGCCTCGGTCCGCGCCGCCACCGTCGCCCACCCGTACCGGGCGCGGGCCCGCCGCACCCCGGCCGCGGCGAGCGCGGCGCGGAGGTCGGGCCGGGCGAGCAGGTCGCCCAGCACCCGGGCGAGGGCGCGCGGCCGCCGGGGCGGGATGAGCACCCCGCAGCCGGCGACGGTATCGAGGTGGCCGCCGACCGCCGAGGCGACCACGGGCACCCCGCAGGCCATCGCCTCGAGCGGCACCATGCCGAACGGCTCGTACCAGGGCACGGTCACCACCACGTCGGCCGAGCGCATCAGCGCGGGGACGTCGCCGCGGGCGACGCTGCCGATCAACCGCACCCGGTCCGCCAGGCCGCAGGCGTCCGCCAGCGTGGCGAGCCGGTCGGCCTCCTCCTCCCCCGGCGCGCCGCCCGCGATGATGAGCTCGGCCCCGGGCGTCTCGCACATCGCGCGGATGATCGTGTCCACGCCCTTGCGCGGCACCAGCCGGCCGATGCTGAGGATGCGCGGCCGGTCGCCGCGGGGCGCGACCGGGCCGTCCGGGCGGAACAGCCCGAGGTCGACCCCGCAGGGCACCACGGCGATCTTCCCGTGGGGGACGCCCATGGCCGACAGCTCCCGCACCTCGTCGGTGCAGGTCGCGATCACCGCCTGGGCGCGCCGGCCGATCTCGCGCTCGATGCCGATCCGCTCGGGCGGGCTGCCGTCGGCCGCGCCCTGCCACCGCCGCTTGACGGTGCCGAGCGCGTGGTAGGTCTGCACCACGGGGACGCCCATGGGCTCGGCGGCGAGCAGGGCGGCGTGCCCGCTCATCCAGAAGTGGGCGTGCACGACGTCCGGCCGGTCGGCCGCCCACCGGTGGTGGAGGTACGCGGCGAACTCCGGCATGTACGGCAGCAGCCGGTCCTTGGAGATGGGCTCCGCCGGCCCGGCGGGCACGTGCTCGACCGTGACCCCGGGCGCCATGGCCCGCCGGTCCGCCCGCCCGGGCTCGGTCCGCCGGGTGTACACCGTGACCTCGTGGCCGCGGAGCGCCAGGGCGCGGGCGAGCGCGGCGACATGGACGTTCTGCCCACCGGCGTCCACACCGCCCAGCGGGGCGAGCGGGCTGGCGTGCTCCGAGACGAGGGCGATCCTCATGGGACACACTCCTTCACGGTGGAGAGACGGCGGACCGCCTCGACGATCTGTTCGGCACGGACCGAGGAGAGGCAGGGGTGGCCGGGGATCGGGCAGATCCGCGCCCGGCTCCCCCGGCACGGCGCCGCCTGGTCGCCCAGGATCACGGCGGGCACCCGGTACGGCGCCCAGCGGGCGGCCGGCACCACCGGGGCGAACAGGCTGACCACCGGGGTGCCGACGGCGGCCGCGAGGTGCGCGGCCCCGGTGTTGGGCGCGACCACCACCGAGGCGGAGGCGAGGACGGCGGCGAGCTCGCGGAGCGTGGTGCGGCCGCCTAGGTCGACGGCGCCGGCCGCGGCGACCAGACGGGTGAGCGCGCGCTCCCCCGGGCCGCCGGTGACCACCACCCGCTCCCCCGCCCGCACGAGCGCGGCGACCGCCTCGGCCCACCGCTCGGGCGGCCAGGTCCGGGCCGGGGCGCTCGCCCCCGGGTGGACGGCCACGTACCCGGGCGGGCCGGCGAGGTGCCGGGTGTCCGGCAGCGGCCCGCGCACCGCGAGCCGGCCGTCGTCCCCGTCGGGCAGGTGGAACCCGGCGGCCCGGGCGAGGCCGAGCATGCGCTCGGGCTCGGGCACGTCCACGGTCTCGTCCACCACGTGGCGGACGTCGAGCAGGGTGCCGGGGTAGTCGGCGCTGATCGCGGCGATGCGGGGCGTGCCGGCGAGCCGGAGCAGCAGCGCCATGGGCAGCGCCGACTGATGGAACGACGTGAAGATCAGTGCCTGGTCGGGGGCGATCCGCCGCACCGCGGT of Thermobispora bispora DSM 43833 contains these proteins:
- a CDS encoding glycosyltransferase — protein: MRIALVSEHASPLAPLGGVDAGGQNVHVAALARALALRGHEVTVYTRRTEPGRADRRAMAPGVTVEHVPAGPAEPISKDRLLPYMPEFAAYLHHRWAADRPDVVHAHFWMSGHAALLAAEPMGVPVVQTYHALGTVKRRWQGAADGSPPERIGIEREIGRRAQAVIATCTDEVRELSAMGVPHGKIAVVPCGVDLGLFRPDGPVAPRGDRPRILSIGRLVPRKGVDTIIRAMCETPGAELIIAGGAPGEEEADRLATLADACGLADRVRLIGSVARGDVPALMRSADVVVTVPWYEPFGMVPLEAMACGVPVVASAVGGHLDTVAGCGVLIPPRRPRALARVLGDLLARPDLRAALAAAGVRRARARYGWATVAARTEAVYREAILGRLGRLAVVGG
- a CDS encoding glycosyltransferase family 9 protein, encoding MTGTVLVVRPDNAGDVLLAGPAVRAVAAGARRVVLLAGPYGRAAAELLPGVDEVLEWRTPWIDPGRVPVTEAHAARLITAVRRIAPDQALIFTSFHQSALPMALLLRLAGTPRIAAISADYPGTLLDVRHVVDETVDVPEPERMLGLARAAGFHLPDGDDGRLAVRGPLPDTRHLAGPPGYVAVHPGASAPARTWPPERWAEAVAALVRAGERVVVTGGPGERALTRLVAAAGAVDLGGRTTLRELAAVLASASVVVAPNTGAAHLAAAVGTPVVSLFAPVVPAARWAPYRVPAVILGDQAAPCRGSRARICPIPGHPCLSSVRAEQIVEAVRRLSTVKECVP
- the rfaE2 gene encoding D-glycero-beta-D-manno-heptose 1-phosphate adenylyltransferase, translating into MRGPVVVIGDCLLDVDLEGDASRLSPEAPVPVVEDPSAYHRPGGAGLAAALAARGGTEVVLITALGEDPAGHRLAELLPVDLVRLPLHGTTVRKVRVRARGQTLLRIDAGRGGPRPADGPAAERAAAALRGAGAILVADYGGGVAGACAGLLRGLTAPIVWDPHPRGAPPPGWCALVTPNEAEAAALCATAFPGPPGPPPDRAARHLVRRLGVAAVAVTLGERGAVLARRDGGCAPIPAPVALAGRDACGAGDAFAAVAAAALAGGAGIEDAVTAAVGEATRFVAEGGAAAFRRPAPGDPVTGAGRLVPPGAPAFEVADAVRAAGGRVVATGGCFDLLHAGHVSLLRRARALGDALIVCLNSDASVRRLKGPTRPVVPERDRVEVVSALACVDAVTVFDEDTPERVVERLRPHVWVKGGDYAGRPLPEAEAVRRAGGEVVILPTLPGYSTTRLIAAARSAA
- a CDS encoding D-sedoheptulose-7-phosphate isomerase — encoded protein: MHPHLARLRTALHALDREAPKIQAWGLKLAAVLSGGGRMLACGNGGSAAEAQHLTAELVGRYRSDRRPYSAIPLHADASSFTAIGNDFGPGEVFARQVRAHGRPGDVLICLSTSGASGNVLAAAAAGRECGLTTWALTGPAPNPLAVLCDDAVAVPEPDVAIVQEVHLTVIHMLCDVIEEAGA